From a single Halobacteriovorax sp. DA5 genomic region:
- a CDS encoding cytochrome c oxidase subunit 3 — protein sequence MAGHANTKDLVHDGVISYPNDPQFGHASPNKIGMWLFLGTDAMSFSGLLIAYAVLRATKHWPNPVEALGGVHLSGIMTFILICSSVSMVMAIDAVKMRQPKAIRGWLLATIIGGVIFLGIQAYEYMHLMSDMGMTFSTYEHGNNLFSSTFFAITGFHGLHVLSGVIFLIYMYVLALKGRFDKGDYGLLEVCGLFWHFVDLVWILVFTFIYLI from the coding sequence ATGGCAGGACATGCTAATACAAAAGATTTAGTTCATGACGGTGTAATTAGTTATCCAAATGACCCTCAATTTGGACACGCGAGTCCAAATAAAATTGGGATGTGGTTATTTCTTGGAACTGATGCCATGTCATTTTCAGGCTTATTAATTGCTTATGCTGTACTTCGTGCAACTAAGCATTGGCCAAACCCTGTAGAAGCTCTTGGTGGAGTACACCTTTCAGGGATTATGACTTTCATTCTAATTTGTTCTTCTGTTTCAATGGTTATGGCGATTGATGCTGTAAAGATGAGACAACCGAAAGCAATTAGAGGTTGGTTACTTGCAACGATTATCGGTGGAGTTATCTTCCTTGGTATTCAAGCATATGAGTATATGCACCTTATGTCAGATATGGGGATGACATTCTCAACATATGAGCATGGTAATAACTTATTTTCTTCGACATTTTTTGCAATTACAGGTTTCCACGGGCTTCACGTACTTTCAGGTGTAATATTCCTTATTTATATGTACGTACTTGCTCTTAAGGGACGTTTTGACAAAGGTGACTATGGACTTCTAGAAGTGTGTGGTCTTTTCTGGCACTTCGTTGACCTTGTTTGGATTCTAGTATTTACATTTATTTACTTAATTTAA
- a CDS encoding ubiquinol-cytochrome c reductase iron-sulfur subunit, with protein MSDDVKKQLNRREFFSFVTVGWVAFTSAVAGFLTLIFRYTYPNVNFEPEMDFVAGRPNDYEEGVDERWKNGYGVWIVKMEGRLFALSNICTHLGCVPNWLPAELKFKCPCHGSGYYQNGINFEGPAPRPLERYKISLNAEGKIIVDKTKIYRYEKGQWDNPQSYLKV; from the coding sequence ATGTCTGATGATGTAAAAAAACAGTTAAACCGAAGAGAGTTCTTTAGTTTTGTTACTGTTGGTTGGGTAGCCTTCACTTCTGCGGTAGCAGGATTCTTAACTTTAATTTTCCGTTACACGTATCCAAACGTTAACTTTGAACCAGAAATGGATTTCGTCGCTGGTCGTCCTAACGATTATGAAGAAGGTGTAGATGAGCGCTGGAAGAATGGTTACGGTGTTTGGATTGTAAAAATGGAAGGACGTCTTTTCGCTCTTTCAAATATCTGTACACACTTAGGTTGTGTTCCTAACTGGCTTCCTGCCGAGTTAAAATTTAAATGTCCATGTCACGGTTCTGGTTACTACCAAAATGGTATCAACTTCGAAGGTCCAGCTCCAAGACCGTTAGAGAGATATAAAATCTCACTAAATGCTGAAGGAAAAATCATTGTCGATAAAACAAAAATTTATCGTTATGAGAAAGGTCAGTGGGACAATCCACAAAGTTACTTAAAAGTTTAA
- a CDS encoding c-type cytochrome codes for MSKKHEPGMAYDMKKLNKIFAIFSLVLLVTVIWVFLDDYMRPWKAIQIEAMKIEKEKIAKDIAEEEAKISAEKVKVLNDELAAAKKSVEAKSKDIAAIEKELNQVIKDIKKEQIVNGRLNSDVAALAFNYGVAHAEHASNAGSLFKKLQEKKDLFAKSTDKKKALQDKEKNLKKQLADFNTDIDAINKQVNGIVGRLELLKGAEKRKEVTPVFALRNLPFIDFMDPTVKVQQVVLENITDDRFFQHVPKVDRCMTCHTFIDKPGYENQPNPHKTHPNLDLMVGANGKHPMKNFGCTSCHGGEGHRVNDFNAAAHMPATEEQKQDWIAKYNWHEPHKVPIVQLRRGDYEAGCVKCHSGVQYIPQATTLNEGRRALEKFGCYACHKIEGWEHKRKPGPSLEKIAAKLDKDFFKNWVWEPKAFNKHAKMPQFFNNDNNNSPEFVKKNIAEVNAIAEVIYAQSESYKPFMKYTGGNKEKGKQLVGEIGCLACHGVKDFALESQKVDAHKGPYLDGIGSKVKDANWMASWLKNPSHFQEDTIMPSFRLSDREVNDITAYLMSLKNNQFEKLKFADMDKGARDEILVTYFSAFDTVEVAKAKLATMSDHERTMELGRRSIGKYGCYSCHNIKGFEDRAPIGPELSKIGSKPLTQFGFSHEKVEHSREAWIKAHLLNPRRWDNGVDKPFKDLLRMPQFHMSEKDAALITTALIGQVDQKIPLKGVKRYDAAETVANEGMKVAVKFNCIGCHQIDGEFGDMLKIYDDVNEAPPRLVEQGHRVQADWFHYFLGDVYEIRPWLKLRMPSFNMSKEEKEKLVDMFRVKADQPIFDENEKVVWESSEERRAAVKLFNDLACASCHTTGFNSDPALAPDLHFAKRRLRKSWIKKWLEGPDKIMPGTTMPSFWPEGEAADPELLDGDAKRQIEAVTKYVLELGSDFYSPKAKKAGKR; via the coding sequence ATGTCAAAGAAACATGAGCCAGGCATGGCCTATGATATGAAAAAACTGAATAAGATCTTCGCGATCTTTTCACTGGTTCTTTTGGTCACGGTAATATGGGTTTTCCTAGATGATTACATGAGACCTTGGAAAGCAATTCAAATCGAAGCAATGAAAATTGAAAAAGAAAAAATTGCTAAAGATATTGCTGAAGAAGAAGCAAAGATCAGTGCTGAAAAAGTTAAAGTTCTTAATGACGAATTAGCGGCAGCTAAGAAATCAGTTGAAGCTAAGAGCAAAGATATTGCTGCTATCGAGAAAGAGCTTAACCAAGTAATTAAAGATATTAAAAAAGAGCAGATCGTTAATGGTCGTCTAAACTCAGACGTTGCTGCACTTGCTTTTAATTACGGTGTTGCTCACGCAGAACATGCATCGAATGCAGGCTCTTTATTTAAAAAACTTCAAGAGAAGAAAGATCTTTTTGCAAAATCGACTGATAAGAAGAAAGCTCTTCAAGATAAAGAAAAGAACCTTAAGAAACAGCTAGCTGACTTTAATACTGATATTGATGCTATTAATAAGCAAGTGAACGGTATTGTTGGTCGTCTAGAGCTACTTAAGGGTGCTGAAAAGAGAAAAGAAGTTACTCCGGTATTTGCACTGAGAAACTTACCATTTATCGATTTCATGGACCCAACTGTTAAGGTTCAACAAGTAGTATTAGAAAATATTACTGACGATAGATTCTTTCAACACGTACCAAAAGTTGATCGTTGTATGACTTGTCACACATTTATTGATAAGCCAGGTTACGAAAATCAACCAAACCCACATAAGACTCACCCTAACTTAGACCTTATGGTTGGAGCTAATGGTAAGCACCCAATGAAGAACTTTGGTTGTACTTCATGTCACGGTGGTGAAGGGCATAGAGTTAATGACTTTAATGCAGCTGCTCACATGCCTGCAACAGAAGAACAAAAACAAGATTGGATTGCTAAGTACAACTGGCACGAGCCACACAAAGTACCTATCGTACAATTAAGACGTGGTGATTACGAAGCTGGATGTGTTAAATGTCACAGTGGTGTTCAGTATATTCCACAAGCGACTACTTTAAATGAAGGTCGTCGTGCTCTTGAAAAATTTGGTTGTTATGCTTGTCACAAGATTGAAGGTTGGGAGCATAAGAGAAAACCAGGTCCTAGTTTAGAGAAAATAGCTGCTAAGCTTGATAAAGATTTCTTTAAGAATTGGGTTTGGGAACCAAAAGCATTTAATAAGCATGCAAAAATGCCTCAGTTCTTTAATAACGATAATAATAACTCACCAGAGTTTGTTAAAAAGAATATCGCTGAAGTAAACGCAATCGCTGAAGTTATTTACGCTCAGTCTGAAAGCTATAAGCCTTTCATGAAATACACTGGTGGTAATAAAGAAAAAGGTAAGCAACTGGTTGGTGAAATCGGATGTCTTGCTTGTCACGGTGTTAAAGACTTTGCACTTGAGTCTCAAAAAGTTGATGCTCATAAAGGTCCTTACCTAGATGGTATTGGTTCTAAAGTTAAAGATGCTAATTGGATGGCTTCATGGCTTAAAAACCCAAGTCACTTCCAAGAAGATACAATTATGCCTTCTTTCAGACTATCTGATAGAGAAGTTAACGATATTACTGCATACCTAATGAGCCTTAAAAATAATCAATTTGAAAAGCTTAAGTTTGCAGATATGGATAAAGGTGCAAGAGATGAGATTCTTGTAACTTACTTCTCTGCTTTTGATACTGTTGAAGTTGCAAAAGCTAAGCTTGCGACAATGAGCGACCACGAAAGAACAATGGAACTAGGACGTCGTTCAATCGGTAAATATGGTTGTTACTCATGTCACAATATTAAAGGTTTTGAAGATCGTGCACCAATTGGTCCAGAACTTTCAAAAATTGGTTCTAAGCCTCTAACTCAATTTGGTTTCTCTCATGAGAAAGTTGAGCACTCAAGAGAAGCTTGGATTAAAGCGCACCTACTTAACCCAAGAAGATGGGACAATGGTGTTGATAAACCATTTAAAGATCTACTAAGAATGCCTCAGTTCCATATGAGCGAGAAAGATGCTGCTCTAATTACAACAGCTCTTATCGGTCAAGTTGATCAGAAGATTCCTCTTAAAGGTGTTAAGAGATATGATGCTGCTGAAACTGTTGCAAATGAAGGTATGAAGGTTGCTGTTAAGTTTAACTGTATTGGATGTCACCAGATCGATGGTGAGTTCGGTGATATGCTGAAAATTTACGATGATGTAAACGAAGCGCCTCCACGTTTAGTTGAACAAGGGCACCGTGTACAAGCTGATTGGTTCCATTACTTCCTTGGTGATGTATATGAGATCCGTCCATGGCTTAAGTTAAGAATGCCTTCTTTCAACATGAGTAAAGAAGAAAAAGAAAAACTTGTTGATATGTTCCGTGTAAAAGCTGACCAACCAATCTTTGATGAAAATGAAAAAGTTGTTTGGGAAAGTAGTGAAGAAAGACGTGCTGCTGTTAAATTATTTAACGACTTAGCATGTGCTTCATGTCACACAACTGGATTCAATAGTGATCCTGCACTTGCTCCAGATCTTCACTTTGCTAAGAGAAGATTAAGAAAGAGTTGGATTAAGAAGTGGCTTGAAGGTCCAGATAAGATTATGCCTGGTACAACAATGCCTTCTTTCTGGCCAGAAGGAGAGGCTGCGGATCCAGAACTTCTTGACGGTGATGCTAAGAGACAAATCGAAGCAGTTACTAAGTATGTACTTGAGTTAGGAAGTGATTTTTACTCACCAAAAGCTAAGAAAGCTGGAAAGAGATAA
- a CDS encoding cytochrome b N-terminal domain-containing protein: protein MAKRGVVDYIRETQVWKSIFRHGPPTNARNRAAVVAGNVFLHLHPIKLKKSGVQLGYTWCMGGLTFFIFLALTVTGVLLMFYYRPTAEYAYNDIIALKEHVPLGIMREIHRWGAHAMVITVWLHMFRVFMTGSYKPPREFNWGVGVILLVLTLLLSFTGYLLPWDQLAIWAIAVGSNMAKATPFLGHGGPGAALAQIGDFVMVSDKNDVRFQLLAGRFVGEPALLRFYILHCVFIPLVVGVLIAVHFWRVRKDGGISAPL, encoded by the coding sequence ATGGCTAAAAGAGGTGTTGTTGATTACATTAGAGAAACTCAGGTCTGGAAATCGATCTTCAGACACGGGCCTCCAACGAACGCAAGAAACAGAGCAGCTGTCGTAGCTGGTAACGTGTTTTTACACTTACATCCAATCAAACTAAAAAAATCAGGGGTTCAGCTTGGTTATACATGGTGTATGGGTGGACTTACATTTTTCATTTTCTTAGCGCTAACTGTTACTGGTGTACTTTTAATGTTCTATTACAGACCAACTGCAGAGTACGCATATAACGATATTATCGCACTTAAAGAGCACGTGCCTTTAGGGATTATGCGTGAAATTCACCGTTGGGGTGCTCACGCCATGGTTATTACTGTGTGGCTTCACATGTTCCGTGTATTTATGACTGGTTCATATAAACCACCTAGAGAATTTAACTGGGGTGTTGGTGTTATCCTTTTAGTATTAACTCTTCTACTATCATTTACTGGTTACCTACTTCCTTGGGATCAGCTAGCGATTTGGGCGATTGCCGTTGGTTCGAACATGGCAAAAGCAACACCTTTCCTAGGTCATGGTGGTCCAGGTGCAGCTTTAGCTCAAATTGGTGACTTCGTGATGGTTTCTGATAAAAACGACGTTCGTTTCCAGCTTCTTGCAGGACGTTTCGTTGGGGAACCAGCACTACTAAGATTTTATATTCTTCACTGTGTATTCATTCCACTTGTTGTTGGTGTTCTAATTGCAGTTCACTTCTGGCGTGTAAGAAAAGACGGTGGGATTTCAGCTCCACTTTAG
- a CDS encoding HEAT repeat domain-containing protein: protein MSEKNQNTKLDKKLLESNPVMGSLMVPIAIVLVGALIIFGVTKMLSNDHSYKDLVHEMKSKTFGNKWIAALELSKVISAGAVKEEDIPWLVTNLRDIYKTTVDPRTRDFIVVAIGALGHEGGLPVLEHALQTNNPEINFHAMVALSKMPKGISFDWSIVKSFIEKNDAAMVQVTILTLATHNVDGTEDLFIKRLNSDLGFSVRYAAATALIAYKSDEAIPTVNEILALNDESLGKKLTVQEISGLKFNVLTALKRANWKKMAPSVEEMINIEKDIKVVSLAKEVLNSLK, encoded by the coding sequence GTGAGCGAGAAAAATCAGAACACTAAGTTAGATAAAAAACTACTCGAAAGTAATCCGGTAATGGGCTCTTTAATGGTTCCTATTGCTATCGTACTAGTAGGAGCACTGATCATTTTTGGTGTGACTAAGATGCTTTCTAACGATCACTCTTATAAAGACCTTGTCCACGAGATGAAGTCTAAAACCTTTGGTAATAAGTGGATTGCAGCATTAGAGCTTTCTAAAGTTATCTCTGCTGGAGCAGTAAAAGAAGAAGATATCCCTTGGTTAGTAACAAACCTAAGAGATATTTATAAGACGACAGTAGACCCAAGAACACGTGACTTCATTGTCGTGGCCATTGGTGCCCTTGGACATGAAGGGGGACTTCCAGTTCTTGAGCATGCACTACAAACAAATAATCCAGAAATTAATTTTCATGCGATGGTTGCACTATCAAAAATGCCTAAAGGTATTTCATTTGATTGGAGCATCGTAAAAAGCTTTATTGAGAAGAATGACGCGGCCATGGTTCAGGTAACAATTCTGACTCTAGCTACTCATAATGTTGATGGTACAGAAGATTTATTTATTAAGAGGCTAAATAGCGACCTTGGTTTCTCTGTGAGATATGCCGCAGCAACAGCATTAATCGCATATAAGAGTGATGAAGCGATCCCTACTGTAAATGAAATTCTTGCTCTAAATGATGAGTCTTTAGGTAAGAAGTTAACGGTTCAGGAGATCAGTGGTCTAAAATTTAATGTACTCACTGCATTAAAGAGAGCGAATTGGAAAAAGATGGCGCCTAGCGTCGAGGAAATGATTAATATTGAGAAAGATATAAAAGTAGTTAGTCTTGCAAAGGAAGTTTTAAATTCGTTGAAATAG